The following coding sequences are from one Candidatus Nitrosopumilus sp. SW window:
- a CDS encoding methyltransferase domain-containing protein, whose product MLSSSLEFLRCVRCGAKLDLDVLESEKEITEGILQCKKCMLEFPILQKIPILWDDFSEYLSSRRILGGKLYKSINSQKLKEFVKKSLNAKHNDRSNLEEKWTRIYQNSKNSKFYLTIKKNLNSLPSSRFVLEHGCSIGILTSHLANSNELVFGVDRSFSAIEHAKKQFKDNLDYFVADSLTPVFGKFQFDLILALNVLEIIEPNVLLKSISKQITKGYFVISDPYDFDRGPGSVRNPIDESSLRTNLSDLGFKISNSTKKPSFIPWNLKLNSRATLNYKVDLIVAQKS is encoded by the coding sequence ATGTTATCATCAAGTCTTGAATTTTTGAGATGTGTAAGATGTGGTGCAAAACTTGATCTTGATGTACTTGAATCAGAAAAGGAAATTACCGAAGGGATATTACAATGTAAAAAATGTATGTTGGAATTTCCGATCCTCCAAAAAATCCCAATACTGTGGGATGATTTTTCAGAGTATTTGTCTTCTAGAAGAATTCTTGGAGGAAAACTCTACAAATCAATTAATTCACAAAAACTCAAGGAATTTGTAAAAAAATCCTTGAATGCAAAACACAATGACCGTAGTAATCTTGAAGAAAAGTGGACTAGAATTTATCAAAACAGTAAAAACTCAAAATTTTATTTAACAATCAAGAAGAATCTAAATTCATTACCTTCATCAAGGTTTGTCTTGGAGCATGGTTGTTCTATTGGAATTCTAACTAGTCATTTGGCAAATTCTAATGAATTAGTTTTTGGTGTGGATCGTTCATTTAGTGCAATAGAACACGCAAAAAAACAATTCAAAGACAACTTGGATTATTTTGTAGCTGATTCTCTGACCCCTGTATTTGGAAAATTTCAGTTTGATTTGATTTTGGCTCTAAATGTATTAGAAATAATTGAACCAAATGTCTTACTCAAATCCATATCAAAACAAATCACAAAAGGATACTTTGTAATCTCTGATCCTTATGACTTTGACAGAGGACCTGGTTCTGTAAGAAACCCTATTGATGAATCTAGTTTACGCACAAATTTGAGTGATTTAGGATTCAAGATTTCAAATTCTACAAAAAAACCCTCATTCATTCCATGGAATCTAAAACTAAATTCTCGTGCTACTTTAAACTACAAAGTAGATCTTATTGTTGCACAAAAATCCTAA
- a CDS encoding DUF302 domain-containing protein, giving the protein MLTFNYAVKTKKNIDAIIEEITFKLSEIKFGVLGTLDFKEIFAKKGVDYPHQYKLLEVCNPQAAKQALDSDPNIGLLLPCTIAIYEKNGENFISLAKPTELLSLASNSELESMGKEIEGKLIEIIDAVK; this is encoded by the coding sequence TTGTTGACCTTTAACTATGCTGTAAAAACTAAAAAAAACATAGATGCTATTATAGAGGAAATTACCTTCAAACTTTCAGAAATAAAATTTGGTGTTCTTGGAACTTTGGATTTTAAAGAGATTTTTGCCAAGAAAGGAGTTGATTATCCACACCAATACAAATTGCTAGAAGTTTGTAACCCTCAAGCTGCAAAACAGGCCTTAGACTCTGATCCTAATATTGGATTGTTACTTCCATGTACTATTGCCATATATGAGAAAAACGGTGAAAATTTTATCAGTTTAGCAAAACCCACAGAATTGCTTTCTCTTGCATCAAATTCTGAGTTAGAATCCATGGGAAAAGAGATTGAAGGAAAATTGATTGAAATCATTGATGCTGTGAAATAA
- a CDS encoding sensor histidine kinase, which yields MILSSNLVGKLVFLFVITTLVPILISGYITFETSKSTLEKETLDKLETISQLKTQRIVENFEVLKEDMIAVTTYPDIQKHFPILKSHFGDWEHPEYLESKKILNEQLIQFEDAKSMVVDIMLINEDGKIVYNTNPDHGAKELGLLLPDPDQKAFSEGQKGTYIAQMFKNYLENFEPYMLLSTPIHDDDGNFLGLMTFELNMDLVFSIVADSSGLGDTGENIIATKTDTGVLFLSPLKNESGAVLNKEIEFNSSDGIAIQHAVRGEEFMGQTSDYAGVDVVAVGTYIPMLNWGMVSKIDSSEAFSSVAYLEQINSLLAIIFTVLVGIIGFIASKNIANPIIKLNKSAKSATSGDFSQSVSHSGSDELASFVTSFNHLLEKLKIHESQQQEYNTKLEELIFQLKQQDKAKSEFASMISHELKTPLTPILGWCQMLEQGIGGSLTEKQEHGLAQIKINSEKLQKLIQDILDLHKLELNQFSFSTSKFNVKELLTQIAEDFRTDKKENCPISVDSEEIVMTSDDHRISQIVTNFVTNALDFLPAKDPKIVLSAKSDGDYVRVSVKDNGIGIPEENQKNLFKKFYQVDTSRKRKHGGSGLGLSICKGITEGLGGTIGVSSKVGKGSEFYIRIPKRLVLNSNEFSRSQIDN from the coding sequence GTGATACTAAGTTCTAATCTTGTTGGCAAACTAGTATTTTTGTTTGTAATAACTACATTGGTCCCAATTTTGATTTCAGGTTACATTACATTTGAGACCTCAAAATCAACACTTGAAAAAGAAACCCTTGATAAATTAGAGACAATCTCTCAATTAAAGACCCAGAGAATTGTTGAAAATTTTGAAGTATTAAAAGAAGATATGATTGCGGTGACAACTTATCCTGATATACAAAAACATTTCCCAATACTAAAATCCCATTTTGGTGATTGGGAACATCCTGAATATCTTGAATCAAAAAAAATTCTCAATGAACAATTGATACAATTTGAAGATGCAAAAAGTATGGTTGTTGATATTATGTTGATAAATGAAGATGGAAAAATAGTTTACAACACAAATCCTGATCATGGTGCAAAAGAATTAGGGTTGCTATTGCCTGATCCTGATCAAAAGGCATTTTCAGAAGGACAAAAAGGAACATACATTGCCCAAATGTTCAAAAATTACCTAGAAAATTTTGAGCCATACATGCTACTATCCACCCCAATCCATGATGACGATGGCAATTTTTTGGGTTTGATGACATTTGAGCTAAACATGGACTTGGTATTTTCTATTGTTGCTGACTCTTCTGGACTTGGGGACACTGGTGAAAATATCATTGCTACAAAAACTGATACGGGAGTTTTATTTTTGAGTCCATTAAAAAATGAATCTGGTGCTGTACTAAATAAGGAAATTGAATTCAATTCGTCAGACGGTATTGCAATACAGCATGCCGTAAGAGGAGAGGAATTCATGGGCCAAACAAGTGATTATGCTGGAGTAGATGTGGTTGCTGTGGGAACATACATTCCAATGCTTAATTGGGGCATGGTCTCAAAAATTGATTCTTCTGAAGCATTTTCATCTGTTGCATATCTTGAACAAATCAATTCCTTGCTTGCAATAATATTCACTGTTCTTGTTGGCATTATAGGATTTATTGCATCCAAAAATATCGCAAATCCTATTATCAAATTAAATAAATCTGCAAAATCTGCCACATCCGGTGATTTTTCACAAAGTGTGTCTCATAGTGGTTCAGACGAACTTGCATCATTTGTAACATCTTTTAACCATCTGCTAGAAAAACTCAAAATCCATGAATCCCAACAACAAGAGTATAATACAAAACTCGAAGAACTTATTTTCCAATTAAAACAACAAGACAAAGCAAAAAGTGAGTTTGCATCAATGATTTCACATGAACTGAAAACTCCTCTTACTCCTATTCTTGGTTGGTGTCAAATGTTAGAACAAGGAATTGGAGGGAGTCTTACTGAAAAACAAGAACATGGGTTGGCACAAATCAAAATAAATTCAGAAAAACTTCAAAAATTAATTCAAGATATTTTGGACTTGCATAAATTAGAACTAAATCAATTTTCATTCAGCACATCAAAATTTAATGTAAAAGAATTACTCACACAAATAGCTGAAGATTTTAGAACTGACAAAAAAGAAAATTGTCCAATTAGCGTAGATTCTGAAGAAATTGTAATGACTTCTGATGATCATCGCATTTCACAAATTGTCACTAATTTTGTTACTAATGCACTTGATTTTCTACCTGCAAAGGATCCAAAAATTGTACTATCTGCAAAGAGCGATGGTGATTATGTCCGAGTTTCTGTTAAAGATAATGGTATTGGAATACCCGAAGAAAATCAAAAGAATTTATTTAAAAAATTCTACCAGGTGGATACTTCTCGTAAGCGAAAACATGGTGGTTCTGGTCTTGGACTCTCAATATGTAAAGGAATTACCGAAGGCCTAGGTGGCACAATTGGTGTTTCTAGCAAGGTAGGCAAGGGCTCTGAATTTTATATCCGAATCCCAAAACGCTTGGTTTTGAATTCAAATGAATTTTCTCGATCTCAAATAGACAATTAG